A window of Coturnix japonica isolate 7356 chromosome 2, Coturnix japonica 2.1, whole genome shotgun sequence contains these coding sequences:
- the CEP76 gene encoding centrosomal protein of 76 kDa isoform X3, which translates to MKKTNIDPTRRYLYLQVLGGKAFLEHLQEPDPLPGQICSTFTLCLHFRNQRFRSKPVPCACEPDFHDGFLLEVHKESLGDGSKMVDATTMLSVCDPVHMVLIKTDTFGETTLVASYFLEWRSVLAAENGITNVAVELLGVGTESKVSVGVLNIRLEMYPPLTKTLSPEITSTQFTLERQKTAEKERLFLVYAKQWWREYLQIRPTHNSRLVKIFAQDENGVNRPVCSYIRPLRAGRLLDTPRQAARFVSVLGYERAPVIGGGGGKQEQWCTLLAFVCRNKGDCEDHANLLCSLLLGYGLEAFVCVGTKAKGIPHAWVMTCGTDGTITFWESLTGHRYIHRPINPDDPPIVEQPKPLYPYRTIGCVFNHQKFYGNCQPTDAVEVCVFDLQDESKWKPMNAEAIKSVCSPGTASSVPPFPPLCASAIDAAVASNDIELQLRILVSEHRKDLGLSTVWDDHLSYLLSPALAAYELERATGISAGNEEFQDAVRRAVPDGHTFKGFPIHFVYRNARRAFATCLRSPFCEEIICCRGDQVRLAVRVRVFAYPESACAVWIMFACKYRSVL; encoded by the exons ACCTTCAGGTTCTGGGtggaaaagcttttctggaACATCTTCAGGAACCGGATCCTCTGCCTGGCCAAATCTGTTCTACTTTTACACTATGTCTTCATTTCCGAAATCAGCGTTTCCGTTCTAAACCCGTTCCCTGTGCTTGTGAGCCAGATTTCCATGATGGTTTTTTACTTGAAGTTCACAAGGAAAGCCTAG GTGATGGAAGTAAAATGGTGGATGCAACAACTATGTTATCTGTATGTGATCCAGTGCATATGGTTCTGATCAAAACAGACACGTTTGGTGAGACAACGCTGGTAGCGTCCTATTTCTTGGAGTGGCGATCTGTCCTGGCTGCAGAGAATGGCATCACAAATGTTGCTGTTGAACTCCTGGGTGTAG GTACAGAATCAAAGGTTTCTGTCGGTGTTTTGAACATCAGACTTGAAATGTATCCACCACTTACTAAGACTCTGTCTCCAGAAATAACAAGCACTCAG TTTACTTTGGAACGtcagaagacagcagaaaaagaacGTTTATTTCTTGTGTATGCTAAACAGTGGTGGAGAGAATACCTGCAGATCAGGCCTACACACAACTCAAGGCTGGTAAAGATTTTTGCACAG GATGAAAATGGAGTAAACCGTCCGGTATGTTCATATATCAGACCACTTCGAGCGGGCCGGTTGCTAGACACACCTAGACAAGCAGCACGATTTGTCAGTGTCCTGGGTTATGAAAGAGCTCCTGTCATCGGAGGAGGTGGTGGCAAACAAGAGCAGTGGTGCACACTTCTTGCATTCGTATGTAGAAACAAG GGTGACTGTGAAGATCATGCCAACCTTCTGTGCAGTCTTCTTCTTGGCTATGGATTGGAAGCCTTTGTGTGTGtaggaacaaaagcaaaaggaatccCTCACGCTTGGGTAATGACCTGTGGAACCGATGGAACAATTACTTTTTGGGAGAGCTTAACGGGACATAG GTACATCCACAGACCTATCAACCCCGATGACCCTCCAATAGTTGAACAGCCCAAGCCGTTGTATCCTTATCGCACGATAGGTTGTGTCTTCAACCATCAGAAGTTCTATGGAAACTGTCAGCCCACTGATGCAGTGGAGGTCTGTGTGTTTGACCTACAGGATGAGTCTAAGTGGAAACCCATGAATGCAGAAGCAATAAAATCAGTGTGTTCTCCTGGAACCGCATCTTCAGttcccccttttcctcctttgtgtGCTTCAGCGATAGATGCAGCAGTGGCAAGCAATGATATAGAATTGCAACTGAGAATCCTCGTCTCAGAACACAGGAAG GATCTTGGCCTTTCTACTGTTTGGGATGACCATCTGTCCTATCTATTGTCACCAGCACTAGCAGCTTACGAGCTTGAACGTGCAACGGGTATTTCTGCAGGAAACGAGGAGTTTCAGGATGCTGTCAGAAGAGCAGTACCTGATGGTCACACGTTTAAAGGGTTTCCTATCCATTTTGTGTACAGAAATGCCAGGAGAGCATTTGCCACGTGTCTTCG GTctcctttctgtgaagaaataatCTGTTGTAGGGGTGACCAGGTGCGACTTGCCGTTCGTGTCCGTGTGTTTGCATACCCTGAATCTGCATGCGCTGTTTGGATCATGTTTGCTTGTAAATATCGCTCTGTCCTCTga